A region of Candidatus Desulfarcum epimagneticum DNA encodes the following proteins:
- a CDS encoding exported hypothetical protein (Evidence 5 : Unknown function): protein MMNRLKGKATIFLAGVCLAVFSRVPDAAALEGNSSDSLLPKGVRVEKRFKPGPGASVGKSEQVLGQALAVHAGADVAYVIRKGFPVYKGDQVIAMKGGRIRLKFNDGSLLTLTSLSSLKIDQSVYMPERKKRSFLLSMKRGKARVHVTRLARFDPTAFKIKTGAALIKVTGSEFILDVDETGTRVVALENTTLKVFSLSDPGAGPAILKDYQETGVPWNGPPSAPAAVARDRARLLAKGFDMGPSSGRGQGPSRGGTGPSGGRGQGGGSGGKDGLKGPGLSFGDKGKGASGPPFPGDMPGSMPPSMNVNQGGMSGIKSHMKSTGNKPSAAKAPSVKQSLPVKIKEPKPEPK from the coding sequence ATGATGAATCGATTGAAAGGAAAAGCGACGATTTTTCTGGCCGGGGTCTGCCTGGCGGTTTTTTCGCGTGTTCCGGACGCCGCGGCCCTGGAAGGGAATTCGTCCGATTCGCTTTTGCCCAAAGGCGTCCGGGTGGAGAAACGATTCAAGCCCGGGCCGGGCGCGTCCGTGGGAAAATCGGAGCAGGTTCTGGGACAGGCGCTGGCCGTCCATGCGGGCGCCGACGTCGCCTATGTCATCCGGAAGGGGTTCCCGGTTTACAAGGGAGACCAGGTCATCGCCATGAAAGGCGGGCGGATCCGTTTGAAATTCAACGACGGCAGCCTGCTGACCCTGACGTCGCTGAGTTCGCTGAAAATCGATCAAAGCGTGTATATGCCGGAAAGAAAGAAGCGCTCGTTTCTTTTGAGCATGAAGCGGGGAAAGGCCCGGGTCCATGTGACCCGGCTGGCCCGGTTTGATCCGACCGCCTTTAAAATCAAGACCGGCGCCGCGCTGATCAAGGTGACGGGGTCTGAGTTTATCCTGGATGTGGATGAGACCGGAACCCGGGTGGTGGCCCTGGAAAATACCACGCTGAAGGTGTTCAGCTTAAGCGATCCCGGGGCCGGCCCCGCGATTTTAAAAGATTACCAGGAGACCGGGGTTCCCTGGAACGGGCCGCCCTCGGCCCCGGCCGCCGTGGCCCGGGACCGGGCGCGCCTGCTTGCCAAAGGCTTTGACATGGGGCCTTCGTCCGGCCGGGGACAGGGGCCTTCTCGTGGGGGAACGGGGCCGTCCGGAGGACGGGGACAAGGCGGCGGCTCCGGGGGCAAAGACGGTTTGAAGGGCCCCGGCCTTTCGTTCGGGGACAAGGGAAAAGGCGCGTCCGGCCCGCCTTTCCCGGGGGACATGCCGGGCTCCATGCCGCCTTCGATGAACGTGAACCAGGGAGGCATGAGCGGCATTAAGAGCCATATGAAGTCCACGGGAAACAAACCCTCGGCGGCCAAAGCGCCGTCTGTGAAGCAGTCCCTGCCGGTTAAAATCAAAGAGCCCAAGCCTGAGCCCAAGTGA
- a CDS encoding conserved hypothetical protein (Evidence 4 : Unknown function but conserved in other organisms) — protein MSRKPHRILFFGALAGALLFASFFVHKSPVFAGDPEIYFDMGLFAYEEGDHGAAAKHFQKALEIDPDHPESHYYLGAALSKMGRPEEAKGHFERALAQKPDLAEMEYDSAKIAYENGDHAQALAVFEKIAAQDPSHGEAAYYAGLCLFGLKRHREAIPYFESAGENEPSLKDPAVYLSAVSHYHAGMEKQARTRFEYVKNESRSPMLASKAEKWLETIRRKIKEKRRWHLYGRLGYQYDDNVPLTAMSTYSRGSDDDLLGTGYLSVKYDLLKKPRQEISVGYNHYQTLNQKLADYQYLISEGGLYAAHYMESLAFHFQYLHSGTRLGNEPYLRARQIKPGLTWRAFQNHLVNVTYSYSAEDHITDEDQDGYESGAEIALYSGFFKNRANLSLSGGVSRSSKASADYTYLEKQAGAGLTLTLPGDWRLGFYQTYSWDEYERADDGSRRRDEQYYGTASVSMPLWLEGLRLSTEWTYLENHSTDDDYDYRQRTGALHLSFER, from the coding sequence ATGAGCCGAAAACCGCATCGCATTCTTTTTTTTGGCGCGCTGGCGGGGGCGCTTCTGTTCGCCTCGTTTTTTGTCCATAAATCCCCTGTTTTCGCGGGAGACCCGGAGATTTATTTCGACATGGGGCTTTTCGCCTATGAGGAGGGGGACCACGGGGCCGCCGCAAAACATTTTCAAAAAGCCCTTGAAATCGATCCCGACCACCCGGAAAGCCATTATTACCTGGGCGCGGCCCTTTCGAAAATGGGGCGCCCCGAAGAGGCGAAGGGGCATTTTGAGCGGGCGTTGGCGCAAAAGCCCGACCTGGCCGAGATGGAGTACGACTCCGCGAAAATCGCCTATGAAAACGGGGACCACGCCCAGGCGCTGGCGGTGTTTGAAAAAATCGCGGCCCAGGACCCCTCCCATGGGGAGGCCGCGTATTACGCGGGGCTTTGCCTGTTTGGCCTCAAACGCCACAGGGAGGCCATCCCTTATTTTGAGTCCGCCGGCGAAAACGAGCCGTCCCTGAAAGACCCGGCTGTTTACCTGTCCGCCGTGAGCCATTACCACGCTGGGATGGAAAAACAGGCCCGAACACGCTTTGAATATGTGAAAAACGAATCCCGAAGCCCCATGCTGGCGTCCAAAGCCGAAAAATGGCTGGAGACCATCCGGCGAAAAATAAAGGAGAAGCGGCGCTGGCATCTGTATGGCCGCCTGGGGTATCAGTATGACGACAACGTTCCTTTGACCGCCATGTCCACTTACAGCCGGGGAAGCGACGATGATCTCCTGGGGACCGGCTACCTGTCGGTCAAGTATGATCTTTTAAAAAAGCCCCGGCAGGAAATCAGCGTGGGCTACAACCATTACCAGACCCTGAATCAGAAGCTGGCGGATTACCAGTACCTCATCAGCGAAGGCGGGCTTTACGCCGCGCATTACATGGAGTCCCTGGCCTTTCATTTTCAATATCTCCACTCCGGGACCCGCCTGGGAAACGAGCCTTACCTTCGGGCCCGCCAGATCAAGCCGGGCCTCACCTGGCGGGCGTTCCAAAACCACCTGGTCAACGTGACGTATTCTTATTCCGCCGAGGACCACATTACGGACGAGGACCAGGACGGCTACGAATCGGGGGCGGAAATCGCCCTTTACTCGGGATTTTTCAAAAACAGGGCCAACCTCAGCCTCAGCGGGGGGGTGAGCCGTTCGTCAAAGGCGTCCGCCGATTACACATACCTGGAAAAACAGGCGGGCGCGGGCCTGACCCTGACCCTGCCCGGGGACTGGAGGCTGGGGTTTTACCAGACATATTCCTGGGATGAGTATGAGCGCGCCGATGACGGGTCCAGACGGCGGGACGAGCAGTATTACGGAACCGCCTCTGTCTCCATGCCTTTGTGGCTTGAGGGTCTGCGCCTTTCGACGGAATGGACGTATCTGGAGAATCACTCCACAGACGATGACTATGACTACCGGCAAAGGACAGGGGCTCTGCATTTGTCCTTTGAGCGGTGA